Genomic segment of Longimicrobiaceae bacterium:
GCCCGGTAGTGCAGCACGCTCTCCAGCCGCCGGCGGCCGAAGATCTCGCGCATGGTAAGGCCGGCGAAGCTGTGGTGGGTGAGATACCGCGCGGCGAGGATGTCCATCTCCCGACCCAGCAGCGCCAGGCCATAGTAGGGGTACTCCCTCCGCTCCACCTCCTGCGTGAAGATGATCTCGGACTCGCCGAGACCGTCGAGATCGCCCGCATAGACTCCGAACCGGCTCTCCGGCGACGTCGAGTAGCTGTGGTTCAGGCCCACATTGCCGGCGACCAGGTCCAGGTCGCCGTCGCCGTCGAGATCGCCGGTCGCGAGGCTGTACCACCACCCGGTCATCGCCGGCAACCCCATTTCCCCGGTCACGTCGCGAAAACGGCCGCCGTCGTTGCGATGGAAGCGAATCGCCATCCACTCGCCAGCAGTCACGAGGTCCGGATCACCGTCCTCGTCGAAGTCCATCCAGACGGCATCGGTCACCATTCCGAGCGAGTCCGCCAGGTGCGGGGCGACTTCGGCGGTCACGTCGACGAAGGTCCCCCCCGAGTTACGCAGCAGGTAGCTGCGCGTGGGTGTGGGATAGGCGCCCGGGACGACACGCCCTCCGACAAAGAGGTCGAGCTGGTCGTCGCCGTCGAAGTCCGCCGCGCGCACGGCCGAGGTGCTCGTGGTCATCTTGGGGAGGGCGTCTTCCGCACGAGCGAACCGGCCGCCGCCAAGGTTGCGGTAGAGCCTGTCCTGCAGCGACCGCGAGCCCTCCGGCAGATGGAATCCCCCGCTGGTAACGTAAAGGTCTGGAAGTCCGTCCCCATCGGCGTCGAAGAACAGGGCGCCGCAGTCGACGGCCACACTATCCTCCTGCCACGGCGCCGGGTGCGGAGATCGGGCGAATCGCCCATCCGCGGCCTGCAGGAAGAGGGCACCGGCCTGGTCCCCCCCGCCGCCGACGAAGAGGTCCTCGAGCCCATCTCCATTCACATCCGCGACGGCGAGGGGCGGCCCCTCCCGCGACATCTCGTGCGGCAGAAGCGGCTGCTCGGTGAAGTCGAAGCGAGCGTGATCGTCGCGGTGGGTGAAGGACAGGCCCGCGGTGGAATCGAGCGCCACGAACAGAGGCGTAGCGGGCGAACTTCCAGCGCAGCGGTCCGAGGACCCGGGCAGCTGTGCGTCGCTCTGCCGGAGCGTGAGGGTGGTGTCGGGGTGCAGGCCGGTGACGCACTGCACCCGCCCGTCCGGCCAGATCACCTTCAGCTCCTGCAGCGCACCGGCGGCCGCGACGCCGAAGTGCACCACGTCCTCTACGGTCGACATGAAACCGCGCTGCAGCACGTGCTCCACGTACTGCTCGCCCCGCTCCGTCCGGAGGGTGAGCTTCGCTCCGATTCCCTGGCGGTTCGCCCCCTCTCCTTCGAGGCGCACGCGCAGATAGTGCCCCGCCGGGGCAGCCTCGCCGTCCACGCCCTCGTTCCGATAGATCGACGCGGGCGCGTCGATGTTATTCACCGCCAGGTCCAGCCACCCATCGCCGTCCAGGTCGACGTACACCGCGCCATAGGAATAGCCGGGCTGGTCCAGCCCCCAATCGCGTGTGCGGTCTCTGAAGGTCAGATCTCGCTGGTTGTGGAAGACGTGGCTGGCCACGTAGTACCCGCCCAGGCTGTCCAGCAGCTCCTGCATCGCCTGACGGGCCGCCTTTTCGTTGGAGAGCCGGCGGGCCATGCGGTTGTTGGCCTGGTAGTCGAAGTCGGTGACCGCTTTGGGGTAGCCGTTGCTGATGAAGAGGTCCTTGAAGCCGTCGTTGTCGAAGTCGGCAAAGAGCGCGGTCCAGCTCCAGTCGGTGTACGCCACGCCCGCAAAGCGCGCGATTTCGCTGAAGATCATCCGCCCGTCCGGCGTGATTCCACGGCTGAGCTGGAGGGTGTTGGTGTTGAATTGCGGGGAGTAGCCAGCGCTCGCCATCGATTCGAGCGCGGCTCGCGTGGTCGACCCGCTTACCAGCTTCCTCTCCCTCAACCCCGGCGGCATCATGTCCGTCTGCATGATGTCCGGCCAGCCGTCGTTATTGAAATCGGCGATATCGATGCCCATCCCGGCGAAGCTGGTGTGATCGAGCCACTCCGCCAGCCTATCGGTAAAGGTGCCGTCGCCGTTGTTGATGTAGAGGACGTCGTTGGGGGCAATGTCGTTGGAGACGTACAGATCGGGCCAGCCGTCGCGGTTGATGTCCGACGCAACGACTCCCAGCCCGTAGCCCAGCCTGCGTGCGATGCCCGCCTGCTCCGAGACGTTGACGAAGGTACCGTCCCCCTGGTTCTGGTAGAGCTGGTCGAATCCAGCCGGATTGGCGGAGGCGCGACTGAAGGTGAACTGTCCGGTCTCCCCGCGAGCGAACTCACCCGGGGAGTTCGCGAGCAGGTAGAGGTCGAGATCGCCGTCCCGGTCGTAGTCGAAGAAGACCGCGTGGGTGGTGAAGCCGGTGTCCGCGATGCCGAACTCCTCGGCCTTCTCGACGAACCGGCCGGTGCCGTCATTCACGAACAGCAGGTTCGCGCGGTCCTCCGGCTTGGTCCAGACCGGACCGGCGACCGAGACATAGATATCGAGGTCGCCATCTCCTTCGATGTCGACCATGCTCACGCCCGTCGCCCAGCGCGTCGTGCCGACTCCCGCGGCTTCGGTCACGTCCTCGAAGCGCATCTCCCCCCGGTTCAGGTAGAGCCGGCTGGAGACCATGTTGCCCGCGAAGTACAGGTCCGGGAGACCGTCTCCGTTCACGTCTCCCGCGCCCACGCCCGCCCCGTTGTAGACGAAGGCATCGGTGGTGAAGTTGTGCTCCGCGGTCAGGGTGAGGGCGTTGGCGAAGGTCACGCCCGTCCGCTCGCCGTCCAATAGAGTGAAGCGGATATCCGGCGGGTTGCGATTGCAGGCAGTGAGGGCCGCTCCCGCCATGACGAGGAGGGGGCGCCGAAACCTGGACAGGGTCATTCCGGCTGGATGCTGAAGGTGGGCGCGGGTTCGGTCCGGCTCGGGGCCTGGCGGCCCTTCTCCTTGGGCGGACTTACTCTTGACGTCGCAAGGAGGCGGGCGGCGCCGGGCTTCGGCCTCGCTACTGGGACGGCTGTCCGCTCTGCGGCTCCAGCCGCCCCAGGGTCCAGAGCAGTCCGCGCGCGACGAGGTCGAGGTAGGCGGGATCGGCCATGGTCTCGTTGTGATGACCCATGGTGGTCACAAAGACGCGCGCCTTGCCGTAAACGTTCGTCCAGGCGACCGGATAGTGCTCCTCATTCTCCACGCTCCAGGCCTGCAGGAGCGGAGTCATCGACGGCCAGGTGTGGTCGATGTTGTAGAGCTCGTCCACGCCGGGGCCCCAGCCGGTCGGGAGGTCGTGCACGATCGGATGATCGGGCGCCACCCGCTCGATGGTGAACTCGCGCTGCGCGTCGTGGCGCATGCTGGAGGCGCCCATGAGCTGCTTCCACGAATCCGTGGTCGAGCGCCGATAACTGTGGGTGGCGCCGTGAAGGATCACCGCCGGAATGCCGCGGTCGCGATGGGTGTGTGCGATTCGGTCGATCCATTCCGGGTCTACCACGTAGGAGAAGGACATGTTGTATACCACCACGTCGAACTCGTCCGCCCAGGCCGTGTTCGCATGGCGGGGGATGAGGGTGTCAGTGGAGGTGCCGGCGGTATGATCGATGGTCCACTCGATCGGGAACGGCACTCTCTCCGACAGCCCCGGCGGGATGATCTTCTCCTGCGCGACGAAGTCGTGAAAGCCACCCCCGGTGATGTAGAGGGCGCGGATCGGCCGCTCGTTCTGCGCAGAGGCTGGCAGAGCAGCGAGCGCGAGCAGCAGAAATACCCCGAAGAGGCGCCTGGCGGTACGTAGCATGGGAGAATCGAAGCCGTGGGAAGTAGGGAGGGGGATATCGTACGGCGGGCGTTCGGCCGGGACAAGGAGCGAGGGGGCTGGGTGAGGGGGTGACAAGGTGACAAGGTGAACGGCCGGTGCGGGTACGCTGGCGAGGCGGGGGAGCCAGTCACCGCCTGGCCAGATCTAGCGGGCCAATCTGGCTGCCAAGCCGACGGTAAGGCTGCAATGACGCCTATGTTCCGGCCAGGGCTCGCTCCCCACGCTGGACACCCCAGGCCCCGATCTCCGAACCGCCACCGCCGTTCACCTTGTCACCTTGTCACCTTGTCACCCTGTCACCCTGTCACCGGCACCTGCGGCACCGGCGCCTCCCTCCCCGCTCCGCCGCTGGGGCGAATGTTCTGGTTCATGCGGAAGAGGTTGTCGGGATCGTAGCGATCCTTGAGGGCAACCAGGCGGGAGTAGTTGGATCCGTACGCGTTCGTCACCCGCTCCGTCTCGTCCTCGGGGACGAAGTTCACGTACACTCCCCCGGTTGCGAAGGGCGTTACCGCGTTGAACAACTCGCGCGCCCAGGCCATGCACGCCGCGTCCTGGGAAGGGTCGTTCCAGCGACCGTGCACGTTCATCAGATAGCGCGTGGCACGGTGCGGATAGGCGGTGGCGTCAGGGGGAAGGTTGTGGATGGCGCCGCCCATCTGCCCGATGAAGACCTCGCATTGGGGATCCGGAAGTCTTCCGACGTGATCCACGAACAGGCGGATCAGCTCGTCGGGCAGCGCGATGAAGTCATGGGACTTCCAATAGTTGCGTGCTCCCGGCGTGAGCAGCGGGTCGAAGGTCTGCTGCCAGCCGGCGTAGGGCGCCGGACCGATCACATCGGCGATGGGGTTCCCAAACCGCCGCAGCGGCTCGAGGTTGCGTTCTCCTTCCGCGATGGGCCCCGCATGGAAGCAGGCCATGACCAGGATTTCCCGCCCGTGCCACTCCTCCGGTAGGAAGGGCAGCGGCGGCGCCTTGCGCAGCACGCACCAGACCGCGGTCTCGTTCGGAAGCGTAGCGGAGAAGTCGCGATAGAAGCGCAGCACACGCTCCGCGTCGTCGTACGGGTGGACGATGAGCCCGGCAAGCACTTCGGGGCCGAGAGGCCGCAGCGTGAACTCGAACGAGGTCGCCACCCCAAAATTTCCCCCGCCGCCGCGAATTCCCCAGAAGAGCTCGGAGTTCTCGGTCTCACTCGCCCGCACCTCTTCTCCGTTTGCGGTCACCAACCGGGCGCTCCGGAGGCTGTCGACGGTCATGCCGTCGCGACGGCTGAGCCATCCGAATCCGCCGCCGAGGGTCAGGCCGGCGATGCCGGTCGTCGAGTTGATGCCGAGGGGGACCGCGAGCCCGTGCTCCTGGGTGGCGCGGTCGACGTCGGCGAGCGTGCAGCCGGGCTCCACCATCGCCGTCCTGGCGGCGGGATCGACTCTCACCTCTTTCATGGGCGAGAGGTCGACGACGAGCCCGCCATCACAGACAGCGTTGCCGGCGATGTTGTGCCCGCCGC
This window contains:
- a CDS encoding VCBS repeat-containing protein, which translates into the protein MTLSRFRRPLLVMAGAALTACNRNPPDIRFTLLDGERTGVTFANALTLTAEHNFTTDAFVYNGAGVGAGDVNGDGLPDLYFAGNMVSSRLYLNRGEMRFEDVTEAAGVGTTRWATGVSMVDIEGDGDLDIYVSVAGPVWTKPEDRANLLFVNDGTGRFVEKAEEFGIADTGFTTHAVFFDYDRDGDLDLYLLANSPGEFARGETGQFTFSRASANPAGFDQLYQNQGDGTFVNVSEQAGIARRLGYGLGVVASDINRDGWPDLYVSNDIAPNDVLYINNGDGTFTDRLAEWLDHTSFAGMGIDIADFNNDGWPDIMQTDMMPPGLRERKLVSGSTTRAALESMASAGYSPQFNTNTLQLSRGITPDGRMIFSEIARFAGVAYTDWSWTALFADFDNDGFKDLFISNGYPKAVTDFDYQANNRMARRLSNEKAARQAMQELLDSLGGYYVASHVFHNQRDLTFRDRTRDWGLDQPGYSYGAVYVDLDGDGWLDLAVNNIDAPASIYRNEGVDGEAAPAGHYLRVRLEGEGANRQGIGAKLTLRTERGEQYVEHVLQRGFMSTVEDVVHFGVAAAGALQELKVIWPDGRVQCVTGLHPDTTLTLRQSDAQLPGSSDRCAGSSPATPLFVALDSTAGLSFTHRDDHARFDFTEQPLLPHEMSREGPPLAVADVNGDGLEDLFVGGGGDQAGALFLQAADGRFARSPHPAPWQEDSVAVDCGALFFDADGDGLPDLYVTSGGFHLPEGSRSLQDRLYRNLGGGRFARAEDALPKMTTSTSAVRAADFDGDDQLDLFVGGRVVPGAYPTPTRSYLLRNSGGTFVDVTAEVAPHLADSLGMVTDAVWMDFDEDGDPDLVTAGEWMAIRFHRNDGGRFRDVTGEMGLPAMTGWWYSLATGDLDGDGDLDLVAGNVGLNHSYSTSPESRFGVYAGDLDGLGESEIIFTQEVERREYPYYGLALLGREMDILAARYLTHHSFAGLTMREIFGRRRLESVLHYRADTFASVWLRNDGGSFSVHPLPPAAQISPIHAILAEDLDGDGALDLLLAGSLLHTEPNTPPLDAGKGLFVRGNGSGAFQPLSPTLSGFLAPDEARDLAVVRTPAGSVVVVGNSGGEVRAFRVTR
- a CDS encoding ThuA domain-containing protein, which produces MLRTARRLFGVFLLLALAALPASAQNERPIRALYITGGGFHDFVAQEKIIPPGLSERVPFPIEWTIDHTAGTSTDTLIPRHANTAWADEFDVVVYNMSFSYVVDPEWIDRIAHTHRDRGIPAVILHGATHSYRRSTTDSWKQLMGASSMRHDAQREFTIERVAPDHPIVHDLPTGWGPGVDELYNIDHTWPSMTPLLQAWSVENEEHYPVAWTNVYGKARVFVTTMGHHNETMADPAYLDLVARGLLWTLGRLEPQSGQPSQ
- a CDS encoding FAD-binding oxidoreductase codes for the protein MFLSIRTLDGSSTRLDAAVLDRLRSRLKGDLLTASSPDYESARSIWNGMIDRRPALIIRCRGSDDVVQAVRLARDHRLLVAVRGGGHNIAGNAVCDGGLVVDLSPMKEVRVDPAARTAMVEPGCTLADVDRATQEHGLAVPLGINSTTGIAGLTLGGGFGWLSRRDGMTVDSLRSARLVTANGEEVRASETENSELFWGIRGGGGNFGVATSFEFTLRPLGPEVLAGLIVHPYDDAERVLRFYRDFSATLPNETAVWCVLRKAPPLPFLPEEWHGREILVMACFHAGPIAEGERNLEPLRRFGNPIADVIGPAPYAGWQQTFDPLLTPGARNYWKSHDFIALPDELIRLFVDHVGRLPDPQCEVFIGQMGGAIHNLPPDATAYPHRATRYLMNVHGRWNDPSQDAACMAWARELFNAVTPFATGGVYVNFVPEDETERVTNAYGSNYSRLVALKDRYDPDNLFRMNQNIRPSGGAGREAPVPQVPVTG